Below is a genomic region from bacterium.
GCGGTCGATGTCGGCCACCAGCGACACTTCGGCCAAAAAGGCCGGCAGGGACTTGTCCTCCGACCGCTCGCAAAAGTCGTTGGCCGCGGCCTCCAGCTCGCCCACGTTCTCGGCCCGGCTGTCGGCCTCGTCGGAGTCGGGGTACTGCCCCTGCAGGTGCTTAAGGTACGAGGTTCTTTCCACCAGTTCCTTGATGACCTCCTCGGCGGTCTTGGCAGCGGCCAGAGCTTTAAGTTCTTCCATGAACCCGTGGAAAGCTTTGGCGGCGGCCTTGACCGAAGGCCCCAGGCCCGGCACCTGATCGGCCTGTTCCAAGGCCCGGTAAAGGGAGGTCTTGCTTTCGGCGGCCCAGGCCTCGATCCGCATCAAGCTGGTGTCGCCTATGCCCCGGGGCGGCTCGTTGACTATCCGTTTTAAATTGACGCCATCGGCGGGGTTGGCCGCCACCTTAAGATAGGCCATCAGGTCCTTGACCTCCTTGCGCTCGTAGAATTTCACCCCGCCCACTATCAGGTAAGGCAGGGAATAACGGCGGCAGGCGTCCTCCAGGGCCCGGCTCTGGGCGTTGGTGCGGTACAGCACCACCATGTCCTTGAGCGATGATTGCGCCATGTTCGATTTGATGTTCAGGCAGATCTTGTCGGCCTCGTCCCGCTCGTCCCAGGCCTGCCACAGGGAGGCCTTGTCCCCGGAAGCGTTCTCGGTCCACAGGTTCTTGCCCTTGCGGCCCAGGTTGTTCTTGACCACCTGGTTGGCGCATTCAAGGATGGTCTTGGTGGAGCGGTAGTTCTGTTCCAGTCGGATCACCTTGGCCTCGGGGAAATCCTTCTCGAACTCCAGGATGTTGCGGATGTCGGCCCCCCGGAAGCCGTAGATGGACTGGTCGTCGTCGCCCACCACGCACAGCCGCCGGTTCTTGACGGAAAGAAGCTTGACCAGCAGGTACTGGGTGTGGTTGGTGTCCTGGTATTCGTCCACCAGGATGTGCTTGAATTTTTCGGTGTATTCCTCCAGGGTGCCGGGGTTCTCCTGGAACAGCCTCACCGCATTGACCAGCAGGTCGTCGAAGTCCATGGCCTGGTTCCTCAGCAAAGCCTGCTGGTATACGGGATAGACCCGGGCCACCTCCTTTTCAAAGAAGTCGTAGGCCGTCTTCTGGTATTCCTCCGGCCCTATCATCTGGTCCTTGGCTCCGGAGATCCGGGAGATCACGGCCCGGGGAGCGACCCGGCGCTCGGGGATGGCCAGGTCGGCCATGATCCTTTTGATCAGCGACAGCTTGTCAGACTCGTCGTAAATGGTGAAATCCCGGCCGTAGCCCAGCCTAAAGCCGTCCTGGCGCAGGATCCGGCCGCAGACGGAATGGAAGGTCCCGATCCACAGGCCCTGGGCCGGGCGCTTTAAAAGAGCGGCCACCCGCTGTTTCATCTCCGACGCCGCCTTGTTGGTGAAGGTGACCGCCAGGATGTTCCAGGGGGCGCAGGCTCCGGTTCCGGTGATGTAGGCCAGGCGGTGGGTAAGCACCCGGGTCTTGCCCGAGCCGGCCCCGGCCAGGATCAGCACCGGGCCGTCCAGATAGGTGACGGCCTCACGCTGGGGAGGATTGAGATTGTTAAGCAGATCCATGAAGTAAAAAAAACAGATTCTGATTGCAATATTTTAAGTAAGGGTCCGGTAATTTCGTGTCCTTTAGTGGGCAAAAGTCACTTCGTTTGCAGGCTGGCCAGCGGCACTTCCAGTATTATCTCCGCGCTGTAATCCTCAAATATCCTGGTGGACCTGACCCTGGCCCCCGGGATATTGGCCGTCCCTCCTTTAGGCGATATCCTGCCCAGGGCTATCCCCAGGTTCCTGTAGGCCGTCACCCGGGCCGCCCGCAGGGCCTGGGACTTGGTCATGCTTTCGTAACCCGGCAGGTCGATCTTGGTCTTGCCCTTGCCCGTACCCCGGACCAGGAGATAATCCCCCTCTATCCAGGCGTCGGCCGAGGTGATGACCTGGGCGGCCACGGCCTCGCTGGAGGAATAGATGATCTTGATCTGCCTGATCAAAAAACGTCCGTCGCCCAGGTACGGCACGCCGCCATCGGCGTAGAACAGGATCCTCAGCTGGTTGTCCGGGCCCAGATAGTCCAGCCTGCCGTCGGAGGAGGTGGTGTAAAGATATTCGGGGTTCTTGGTGGTCCAGCTGCCGGTGCCGTTGGTGGCCTGCCACAGCCGCCAGTTGGGGCCCAGTTTCTGGTTGCGGTAGCTTGGGTCGTCGTAGACCGTGCCGTAGTTGTAGACGTACATCTTCAGCCACTTGCCGCTCTGGTTGTCAAACGTCAGTTCCATCTTCACCCGGTCGGCTGACGGGGGCAGCGGCACCGAATATTCGGCGGCGCCGTAAGTGAAGGAGCCTGTCAACCGGGCGGACTGGCCCGCAGCCTTGGCATTGCGGGATGAGGCCTTCAGCCGGCTGCCGTCAATGGTTACCTCGGCGGCGGCGGCCAGGCCTGCGCCCGCCGAAGGGCTACGGCCCGCAGGCAGGCCTGCGATCGCCAACACCACGGCTATGAATGAAGTGATCTTTTTCATGTTCCCTCCCCAATGTTTTTTGGGCATTTCCTTTAATCTTGTATGATAACATCTTAAAATATGTTCTGTCAACCGGTAAAAAGCAAAAAGAGGTTGGCGGGTTTCCGGTCCCGCCCTCCGTCCCGCCGTGACCGCCTAGGCCTTTCTTTTTCTCTTGACTTTGGCCAATAAATTGGTATGATTAGAAGTTATGAAGCTTTCCTTACTATCCCCCTATCTCTTGGACTCCGGGCTTAAGCCCCGCCAGATCGCGGAGTACAACCGCCAGATCCGCCTGGGCACCGCCTATGCCGAAAGGCTGACCGCCCAGGAGCGGGCCATGCTGGTCCGGCTGCTGAACGATGAAGAACAGGCCCCCGGCACCGCCCACGTCATCACCGAAAAGGTCCAGAACGAGGACAAGCCCGAAGCCCTGCCCTCCCTGCTGTTCGGGGTGCTGGCCCCGGACTGGGCCGGCCTGGCCGACGCCTGCCTGGGGACGGTACACGAGGCCGGGCTGAACATCGCCTACACCCACGGCTTCATCCTTCGCCGGGAGCGCCAGAAGCTGGGGGTGATCCTGATGGAGGTGGAGGTCAGCCCCAACCTGACCAAGCAGGCTTTGGACCGGGCCCGGGGCAAGGTCCAGGAACGGCTGGCCCGGATCGCGGCCGACGACGAGGCCAAGAAGACCCTGCAGCGCCAGGAATCGCGGCGGCTCTACGCCTTCACCGCCGTCACCGACGCCCTGAAGAAACAGGTCAACGAACAGGACCTTAAGGAGATCATGGGCGACAACGGCGAGGCCATAAAGTTCTTCGTGGCCCGCCAGGAATCATACATCAACCAGCGGCCGCTGGACGCCATCGCCCACCAGGTGCTGGTCAACTTCCGGCTGAAAAGCCGGGTCCGCCAGGGGCTTTCCTCCACCGAGGTCGACATCGGGCCGATCCCCTTTGGCTACAAGGACCTGACCGCCCTGACCATCATCACCAGGGAGAACTGGCTGACCTACGAACTGCTGCTGCGGCTGATAGACCAGGAATTGCCGGGATACCGCCGCTATGACGACTACGCCTATTTTACCACCGACAAGCTGTCGGTCTATCACCTGGAGATCACCGGCCAGGACGACAAGCCCCTGGGTTCCCAGGCCGCCAAAAGCCTGGAGGCCAGGATCAAATCGCCGCCCACTTCCCGGGAAGCTTTGGGCCCCACTCCCGGAGTGGAGCTGATCCGGCGCAAGATCGTCCCCCCCATGCTGGACGAGGAGCGGGAGCTGAAGATCCCCCAGGGCTACATCCACCCCCACGCCCCGGACAACTTCAAGCTGATCGCGGTGGCCTCTGGGGCCGATGCCGGACAGGGTTTGAACCTGGTGGCCGCCCTATCCGCCGTGCCCGGGCTTTCGGCGGCCATGCCCGACAAGCCCAGCCATTTGAGCCACAGCCAGAACGGAGTAGAGGTGATCCAGGAGATCTCCATCATCGACATCTGGATAGACCGCAAGACCCTGTTCCCCGCCGGAGGATTGTTCAATGAGGAAGAGGTCTACACCAGGATCGAACAGGCGGTCAGGGACATCCCGGTCTTCGGCCCCCGGCTCAGGATATTTGACCGCACCAGCCGGGCCCTGCGCCAGATGCGGCTGGCGGCGGTGGTGGAGCTGGCCCAAAAGGAGAACCTGCCGGTGCCGGAGATCAAGTCCCTTTTCTACAACCTGGGCGACAAATGCCTGCTGAACCCGGAGATCCCTGACAGCGCGGTCTTCTCCCAGCTAAAACTCTGGCGGCAGATGGAAAAACAGGATCCCGGTCCAAAGAAAATCAGCTACCGCCTGCAGAACCTTCAAATGACCTCGGACCAGGACCAGTATACCGCCCTGGCGGTGGCCCTGCCTTCGGGCTCGGATCAGTTGGTCAGAATAATGGCCCTGGCCGGCGGCTACCAGGTGCTTTCGGTCTGCCGCAGCGACCTTTCCCGGATCACCCTGCTGCTTTTCTCTCTTACCTGCCATGACCTGCCCCTGAGCGAAAAGGAGCAGGCGGCCCTGTCCGCCAAACTGGACGAGCTTTCGGCCTGAGGAACTTTCCCCGAGACCTTCCCCACTAAAAACACTAAAGACGAAACTAAAATATATTTATCCCTTTGGTTTTTCGTGTTTTTCGTGGGAGATAAACATCTTCAAATAACTCTGTACTTTTTTCTGTGTACCAAGCGATAACCTTTGATCTTTGGGAGACCCTGATAGCCGACTCCAAGGCCCTGGACAAAAAGCGCGCGGTTTACCGGGTGGAACGGGCGCATCACATCCTGGGCCGGGCCGGCTTTGACGTGTCCCGGAAAGAGCTGGAACTGGCCCATCAGGCGGTTTGGGAAAGCTGCCGGATAAAATGGGAGCGGGCCCGGGACATTTCTTTCGATGATCAGGTAAATCTTTTCCTTAACCTGGCCTGGCCGGGACTGGTCAAGGCTCTGCGGTCCGCGATTATAAGGGAGATCGGAGAGCATTACGCTAAGGCTGTTCTGCTGTACCCGCCCCGGATGATAAAAGGGGCCGATCAGGTTTTGCGGGAATTGAAAAAAGAGGGATATAAGATCGGCTTGATCTGCAACACCGGCCGCACCCCGGGCTTTGCCTTGAGAAAACTGCTGACCAGATACCGTCTGCTGAAATATTTTGACTTGACCCTGTTCTCGGACGAGACAATAGTCCGCAAGCCGGACGCTAAGATCTTCCGGCTGGCCTTAAAAGCCCTAAACTGCCCTCCCAGGCGGGCTCTGCACGTGGGGGACGACCTGAAAAACGATGTTCAGGGGGCGTTAAAAGCTGGAATGCGGGTTGTCTGGATCGAACAACCGGGGCAAAAGGCTCCGCTCAACATAAAAAGAATAACGAGTGTAGCAGGTCTTCCACGACATTTAAAACAAGAACCCGGCCATTAAAGGCCGGGTTCTTTGTTTGTTATAATAGATGTGAGCATTTTTATTAGGAACCCATGAAACCATGAGTCATAGACTGGAAAAGCCTTTATAGATTCCTGTATTCCTGGTTTCCTTATAATAGTATTATGGGCGTATTCTATGATCCTGTAATTGATCAAATTCTTTGGTAACTATAATTTTACTTCCAGCGCTTCAGCCTAAGACTGTTGCTGACCACGCTGACCGAGGAGAAGGCCATGGCCAGAGCGGCGAACATCGGGTTCAA
It encodes:
- a CDS encoding UvrD-helicase domain-containing protein — encoded protein: MDLLNNLNPPQREAVTYLDGPVLILAGAGSGKTRVLTHRLAYITGTGACAPWNILAVTFTNKAASEMKQRVAALLKRPAQGLWIGTFHSVCGRILRQDGFRLGYGRDFTIYDESDKLSLIKRIMADLAIPERRVAPRAVISRISGAKDQMIGPEEYQKTAYDFFEKEVARVYPVYQQALLRNQAMDFDDLLVNAVRLFQENPGTLEEYTEKFKHILVDEYQDTNHTQYLLVKLLSVKNRRLCVVGDDDQSIYGFRGADIRNILEFEKDFPEAKVIRLEQNYRSTKTILECANQVVKNNLGRKGKNLWTENASGDKASLWQAWDERDEADKICLNIKSNMAQSSLKDMVVLYRTNAQSRALEDACRRYSLPYLIVGGVKFYERKEVKDLMAYLKVAANPADGVNLKRIVNEPPRGIGDTSLMRIEAWAAESKTSLYRALEQADQVPGLGPSVKAAAKAFHGFMEELKALAAAKTAEEVIKELVERTSYLKHLQGQYPDSDEADSRAENVGELEAAANDFCERSEDKSLPAFLAEVSLVADIDRWDPQSQAVTLMTMHNAKGLEFDHVYIAGLEDGLLPHSASVESRQELEEERRLFYVAITRAKKSLHLCLASSRRRFGGLMPAVPSRFLAELPRDLLEIQGRAGKTEITRAPAEDMDQDLPETETIKGKAVRHSVWGRGKVVEVEGEGEEMKLSIVFSGGLRKKVLASFVVRD
- a CDS encoding HAD family hydrolase, which translates into the protein MYQAITFDLWETLIADSKALDKKRAVYRVERAHHILGRAGFDVSRKELELAHQAVWESCRIKWERARDISFDDQVNLFLNLAWPGLVKALRSAIIREIGEHYAKAVLLYPPRMIKGADQVLRELKKEGYKIGLICNTGRTPGFALRKLLTRYRLLKYFDLTLFSDETIVRKPDAKIFRLALKALNCPPRRALHVGDDLKNDVQGALKAGMRVVWIEQPGQKAPLNIKRITSVAGLPRHLKQEPGH